From Chiloscyllium punctatum isolate Juve2018m chromosome 36, sChiPun1.3, whole genome shotgun sequence, the proteins below share one genomic window:
- the LOC140460250 gene encoding uncharacterized protein — protein sequence MEKPWKCGDCGKGFRVPSALETHRRSHTREKPFSCPECGKAFSDSSALLRHRRVHTGERPFSCPECRKSFSDSSARLRHLRVHTGERPFSCLKCGKAFSDSSALMRHQRVHTGERPFRCPDCGKVFTRSSHLAIHRRVHTGEKPFPCPKCGKAFSNSSDLLIHRRVHTGDRPFTCSVCGKCFTRSSDLLKHRRVHTGERPFSCSECGKGFTQVSHLLTHRWVHTGERPFTCLECGKGFAVSSTLLTHQRVHTGERPFACPECGQRFTMSCSLNKHQRRHQCSQQSDSAGNTAEGHPQD from the coding sequence atggagaaaccatggaagtgtggcgactgcgggaaaggcttccgtgtcccgtctgccctggagacacatcggcgcagtcacaccagggagaagccattctcctgtcctgagtgcgggaaggcgttcagtgattcctctgcccttcTGAGGCACCGACGGgtgcacacaggggagaggcccttcagctgccctgagtgcaggaagagcttcagcgattcctccgccCGGCTGAGGCACTTGCGggttcacacaggggagaggcccttcagctgcctcaagtgcgggaaggccttcagcgattcctctgccctgatgaggcaccagcgggtgcacacaggggagaggcccttccgcTGCCCAGATTGTGGGAAAGTGTTCACTCGCTCCTCCCACCTCGCGAttcaccggcgggtccacaccggtgagaagcccttcccctgccccaaatgtgggaaggccttcagcaattcttcTGACCTGCTGatccaccggcgggtccacaccggcgacaggccattcacctgctctgtctgCGGGAAGTGCTTTACACGCTCTTCTGACCTGCTGaagcaccggcgggtccacactggggaaaggcccttcagctgctctgagtgcgggaagggctttacccaggtctcccacctgctgacacatcggtgggtccacactggggagaggccattcacctgcctcgagtgcgggaagggctttgctGTCTCCTCCACTCTACTgacgcaccagcgggtccacactggggagaggccgtttgcCTGCCCCGAATGTGGGCAGAGGTTCACAATGTCCTGCAGTTTGAACAAGCACCAGCGGAggcaccagtgctcccaacaatcaGATTCTGCCGGTAACACTGCTGAGGGtcacccccaggactga